One part of the Sorangiineae bacterium MSr11954 genome encodes these proteins:
- a CDS encoding protein kinase — MSDLATQLLETITASAESATRAREASTPAFLELGDEIEGRYRIEELLGTGGTARVWLARDAVEDRHVALKEIEVMPASVPDEEEESALMFRREFFAMKRLQHPFTVKVYDCGLLPSGNRYITMERVEGVDLRARVRERPLDSAEAFDLLMRMAQILAFIHARLFVHCDIKADNVRLLPDGSIKLMDFGLMHQLGTPTMGRLWGTAAYIAPEWVGGAAIDGRADLYSLGVLGFFAVTGQHPFHAATVQELLRAHRIMPPPLPSSLAPAPLHPELTRVLLRLLAKDPADRFQTANDLVAALGAVSDMIPSEEPLAARASYLHVATVVGRKNEAARLEEALVRAERGEARALLIGAPAGTGKSRLLSELELYAKLSDVAFAFGQCHAEGLAPLAPLRRALRLLLPVTPADLVERIREPLALLLPPEYASPEVRGSARPVFDTDARGAPAEPAPSRRRIVRTPAEEKWIVFEALSLWLTELAKLRPFVLCFEDLHWADDATVEHLNVIIRALQGTRGLVCGTFRVGELTRLSPLYQTVYAGAAEILELLPLSREHLRELVALALPGFEAPEAFVLNLHAATHGNVFFATECLRALVEQGALRRVHGSWFAHGDLAKVALPGSIGEAIGLRLATLSPEHLDFLQRTAPAGRVLDMTLLRAAAEPESDEKLFSSLDEAVERQFLQYSAGQYHFTHDTVHKTIYDATPEANRRRHHGRIAEHLERSAGRTPEGARAIGYHFARSHEPARAIAPLLFASQHLLAHSGMLAGYRILKEAESLLEAHPDYPNRTELQVAAWGKLIEVGYSSDTPASFFFAEKLFSYWSTAVDMDAGRAIVHRRKGEKNLYREIPVRANMSAEEAFLKRAEYRILQSIALAIMGRTAEFQKVLEKADLDGDSDSPFRAAAYIAKGGLTAHTGHFAGIVDELQGHLEVLRAFHAEKIGAPARLSWALAMGSYFLNMNLALMGKEMEPRATDDGMSIAAELGFIELRIYHVFSKLVRASFIGDQSSFAPHYSEMNDWMRRLGSPSLPERNLAIYTPPYYLERGEIDLATAIVQRGIHISENVLPGDAWLKLYVAVYRGCLLVLRREYDLAHTALTHAIREAHARDFRMETYALVYLSRLERLRGDLAAAREAAELALARATAPLHANPFDEILARRAIADLVHGSAGDRELEIAREVAEGSGNVLQHGITLLTLAERRAGTHPGGACALLALAQKYLTAAGALGWLQKAERLRGSWS, encoded by the coding sequence ATGAGCGATCTGGCGACGCAACTTTTGGAGACGATCACCGCCAGCGCGGAAAGCGCCACCCGCGCCCGCGAGGCCTCGACCCCGGCTTTTCTCGAGCTCGGGGACGAGATCGAGGGGCGTTATCGCATCGAAGAGCTCCTGGGGACCGGGGGAACGGCCCGCGTGTGGCTCGCGCGCGACGCGGTCGAGGACCGCCATGTGGCGCTGAAGGAGATCGAGGTGATGCCGGCCTCGGTGCCGGACGAGGAAGAAGAGAGCGCGCTGATGTTCCGGCGCGAGTTCTTTGCGATGAAGCGCCTTCAGCACCCGTTCACGGTGAAGGTCTACGACTGCGGGCTTCTGCCTTCCGGCAACCGCTACATCACCATGGAGCGGGTGGAAGGGGTCGACTTGCGGGCCCGGGTGCGCGAGCGGCCGCTCGACTCCGCCGAGGCGTTCGATCTGCTCATGCGCATGGCGCAGATCCTGGCGTTCATCCACGCGCGGCTGTTCGTGCATTGCGATATCAAGGCCGACAACGTTCGGCTGCTGCCCGACGGGAGCATCAAGCTGATGGACTTCGGGCTGATGCACCAACTCGGCACGCCCACCATGGGCCGGCTCTGGGGAACGGCCGCGTACATCGCGCCGGAGTGGGTGGGCGGCGCGGCCATCGATGGGCGGGCCGATCTGTACTCGCTGGGGGTGCTGGGGTTCTTTGCCGTGACGGGGCAGCACCCGTTTCACGCGGCCACCGTGCAGGAGCTCTTGCGCGCGCACCGGATCATGCCGCCGCCCTTGCCTTCGTCGCTCGCGCCCGCGCCGCTGCACCCGGAGCTCACGCGCGTGCTCTTGCGGCTGCTCGCCAAAGATCCGGCCGATCGCTTTCAGACCGCCAATGACTTGGTGGCGGCGCTGGGCGCGGTGAGCGACATGATTCCGTCGGAGGAGCCGCTCGCCGCGCGCGCCAGCTACCTGCACGTGGCCACCGTGGTGGGCCGCAAGAACGAGGCGGCGCGGCTGGAGGAGGCGCTGGTTCGGGCCGAGCGCGGCGAGGCGCGCGCGCTGCTGATCGGGGCGCCGGCCGGCACGGGAAAGTCGCGGCTGCTCTCGGAGCTGGAGCTCTACGCCAAGCTGTCGGACGTGGCGTTCGCCTTCGGGCAATGCCACGCCGAGGGCCTCGCGCCGCTTGCCCCGCTCCGGCGCGCGCTGCGCTTGCTGCTGCCGGTCACACCGGCGGATTTGGTGGAGCGCATTCGCGAGCCGCTCGCGCTGCTCTTGCCGCCGGAGTATGCGAGCCCGGAGGTGCGGGGCTCCGCGCGGCCCGTGTTCGACACCGACGCGCGCGGCGCGCCGGCCGAACCCGCCCCGAGCCGGCGCCGCATCGTCCGCACGCCCGCGGAAGAGAAGTGGATCGTGTTCGAGGCGCTCTCGCTCTGGCTCACGGAGCTCGCCAAGCTGCGCCCGTTCGTCCTTTGCTTCGAGGATCTGCACTGGGCCGACGACGCCACGGTGGAGCACCTGAATGTCATCATCCGGGCGCTGCAAGGGACGCGCGGGCTCGTCTGCGGCACCTTCCGCGTAGGCGAGCTCACCCGCCTCTCACCGCTGTACCAAACGGTGTACGCGGGGGCGGCGGAGATTTTGGAGCTCTTGCCGCTCTCGCGCGAGCACCTGCGCGAGCTGGTGGCCCTCGCCCTCCCCGGCTTCGAGGCGCCGGAGGCTTTCGTGCTGAACCTGCACGCGGCCACCCACGGCAATGTCTTCTTCGCCACCGAGTGTTTGCGCGCGCTGGTCGAGCAGGGCGCGCTGCGGCGGGTGCACGGGAGCTGGTTCGCCCATGGTGATCTGGCCAAGGTGGCGTTGCCGGGCAGCATCGGCGAGGCCATCGGCCTGCGCCTGGCGACGCTCTCGCCCGAGCACCTCGACTTTCTCCAGCGCACGGCCCCGGCCGGCCGGGTGCTGGACATGACGTTGCTGCGCGCGGCCGCGGAGCCGGAGAGCGACGAGAAGCTCTTCTCCTCGCTGGACGAGGCGGTGGAGCGGCAGTTCTTGCAGTACTCGGCCGGGCAATACCACTTTACGCACGATACGGTGCACAAGACCATCTACGACGCGACCCCCGAGGCGAACCGGCGCCGCCACCACGGGCGCATCGCCGAGCACCTGGAGCGCTCCGCGGGGCGAACGCCCGAGGGGGCGCGCGCCATCGGCTACCACTTTGCGCGCTCGCACGAGCCGGCGCGGGCCATCGCGCCGCTGCTCTTTGCGTCGCAACATTTGCTCGCGCACAGCGGCATGCTGGCGGGGTATCGGATCTTGAAAGAGGCGGAGTCCCTCTTGGAGGCGCACCCCGATTACCCCAATCGGACCGAGCTCCAAGTGGCGGCGTGGGGGAAGCTCATCGAGGTCGGCTACAGCAGCGACACACCCGCCTCGTTCTTCTTTGCCGAGAAGCTCTTCTCCTATTGGAGCACGGCGGTCGACATGGATGCGGGTCGCGCCATCGTGCACCGGCGCAAGGGCGAGAAGAACCTGTATCGGGAGATCCCGGTGCGCGCCAACATGAGCGCGGAGGAGGCGTTTCTCAAGCGCGCCGAGTACCGCATTTTGCAAAGCATCGCGCTGGCCATCATGGGGCGCACGGCGGAGTTCCAGAAGGTGCTCGAGAAGGCCGACCTCGATGGCGACTCGGACTCGCCTTTCCGAGCGGCGGCCTACATTGCAAAAGGCGGACTGACGGCCCATACGGGGCACTTTGCGGGGATCGTGGACGAGCTCCAGGGCCACTTGGAGGTGCTGCGCGCGTTCCACGCGGAAAAAATCGGAGCACCCGCACGGCTTTCCTGGGCGCTGGCCATGGGGAGTTACTTCCTGAATATGAACTTGGCCCTGATGGGGAAAGAGATGGAGCCGCGCGCCACGGACGATGGAATGTCCATCGCGGCCGAACTCGGGTTCATCGAGCTCAGGATTTACCATGTCTTTTCCAAGCTGGTACGCGCCTCCTTCATCGGCGATCAGAGCTCGTTCGCGCCGCACTACAGCGAGATGAACGACTGGATGCGGCGCCTGGGCAGCCCCTCCCTCCCCGAGCGGAACCTGGCCATCTATACGCCGCCCTACTACCTGGAGCGGGGCGAGATCGATCTGGCCACGGCCATCGTGCAGCGGGGAATTCACATCAGCGAGAACGTGTTGCCCGGTGACGCATGGCTGAAGCTGTACGTGGCCGTCTACCGCGGTTGCCTGCTGGTGCTCCGGCGCGAGTACGACCTCGCCCACACGGCGCTGACCCACGCCATCCGCGAGGCGCACGCGCGCGATTTCCGGATGGAGACGTACGCGCTCGTCTACTTGTCACGCCTCGAGCGCCTGCGGGGGGATCTGGCCGCGGCGCGGGAGGCGGCGGAGCTCGCGCTGGCCCGGGCCACCGCCCCGCTCCATGCCAACCCCTTCGACGAGATCCTGGCGCGCCGTGCCATCGCGGATTTGGTGCACGGGAGCGCGGGCGATCGGGAGCTGGAGATCGCGCGCGAGGTGGCCGAGGGCTCGGGCAATGTTCTTCAGCACGGCATCACCTTGCTCACCTTGGCCGAGCGGCGCGCGGGCACCCACCCGGGCGGCGCGTGCGCCTTGCTTGCGCTAGCACAGAAGTATCTGACCGCCGCGGGGGCCCTTGGCTGGCTCCAGAAAGCCGAACGGCTCCGCGGTTCATGGAGCTAG